The following proteins are co-located in the Meleagris gallopavo isolate NT-WF06-2002-E0010 breed Aviagen turkey brand Nicholas breeding stock chromosome 13, Turkey_5.1, whole genome shotgun sequence genome:
- the LOC104912931 gene encoding probable C-mannosyltransferase DPY19L3 isoform X1 produces MDELLELREFYDPDTVELMNWIKSNTPNTAVFAGSMQLLAGVKLCTGRTLTNHPHYEDKHLRERTKQIYQIYAKRSPEDVYRILRSFSTDYVILEDSICYERRHSRGCRLRDLLDIANGHIMDGLGENEPDLKPSLYPRFCEEIKKNLPSYTIHFTRVFQNKTFHVYKLAKHK; encoded by the exons ATGGATGAACTGTTAGAGCTCAGAGAATTCTATGACCCAGACACCGTGGAGCTGATGAACTGGATTAA GTCAAATACTCCAaacacagcagtgtttgctgGAAGCATGCAGCTATTAGCTGGAGTCAAACTGTGCACTGGACGGACATTAACTAATCATCCCCATTATGAGGATAAACATCtgagagagagaacaaagcag aTTTATCAGATCTATGCCAAGAGGTCTCCTGAAGATGTTTACAGAATATTGCGATCCTTCAGCACAGACTATGTGATCCTAGAAGACAGCATTTGTTATGAAAGAAGACACAGTAGAGGCTGTCGATTGCGTGACCTACTAGATATAGCAAATGGTCAT ATCATGGATGGTTTGGGAGAGAATGAACCAGATTTGAAGCCTTCGTTGTATCCTCGCTTCtgtgaggaaattaaaaaaaatctgccttctTATACTATACACTTCACTAGagtgtttcaaaacaaaacattccatGTTTACAAACTTGCTAAGCATAAATAA
- the LOC104912932 gene encoding neural-cadherin-like isoform X2, with translation MGSSSCGIHGRCLGDWGSFACHCLPGYYGYRCDKVAREYTFGPGSHIRYQLPISVPARRTLFEAMIRTRQPDSVITSMLSRNKDEHITLQVVRGFLAVSYNLGDGDYFVSLPSYNIDNGEWHHITMDRNENEFTLRLHEGGGKREILKAAGVYKEIVIDPSSLVLGNTYPFDLNKSFQGCMKDVRFNNYRIPLDTRTKELVSVLSIRGVTEGCSSEACRNNPCNQEFICIDLWMMHECSCPPGHMIVENATGRQCVLTACAKRPCNYGTCISQSPTKFQCHCPDGYTGRNCEITLAIFHKDTGLTFSSMFAICICFLALLALFSAVFLWAHWKRHKGLEGAVHRAAVHHDDLEDIRENILNYNEEGGGEQDQDAYNMAELQVSIQTSPAYSLYKKKVKTTKLNSFFSAASPSMQEQTRTSVTMRTSFTSRAFGQYLSDVVRAADHGPQAVPHDSVQVFHTEGEGSVASGLSTLSSSEPDEAIVYDNIKEWGPKFEKLSELYSHTDAEDR, from the exons ATGGGCTCTTCTTCCTGTGGTATTCATGGGAGGTGTCTTGGAGACTGGGGCTCCTTTGCTTGTCATTGCTTGCCTGGTTACTATGGCTATCGATGTGATAAAG TTGCCAGAGAGTACACATTTGGGCCAGGAAGTCACATTCGCTATCAGCTTCCCATCAGTGTGCCTGCCCGCAGGACACTGTTTGAAGCCATGATTAGGACACGGCAGCCTGACAGTGTCATCACAAGCATGTTGTCCCGAAATAAGGATGAACACATAACCCTGCAG GTTGTTCGGGGATTCTTAGCAGTCTCATATAATCTGGGTGATGGAGATTATTTTGTAAGCCTTCCATCCTACAACATTGATAATGGTGAGTGGCATCACATCACAAtggacagaaatgaaaatgaatttactCTTCGCCTTCATGAAGGAGGTGGGAAGAGAGAAAttctgaaagcagcaggagTATACAAAGAGATTGTGATTGACCCCAGCAGCTTGGTCCTTGGAAACACCTACCCATTTGATCTCAACAAGAGTTTTCAAG GATGTATGAAGGATGTCAGATTTAATAACTACAGGATCCCACTGGACACTCGCACAAAGGAGCTGGTGTCAGTATTAAGTATCCGAGGTGTCACAGAAGGCTGTTCTTCAGAGGCTTGTAGGAATAACCCTTGTAACCAGGAATTTATTTGTATTGATTTGTGGATGATGCATGAATGCAG TTGCCCTCCGGGACACATGATTGTGGAGAATGCCACAGGCAGACAGTGTGTCCTCACTGCATGTGCAAAAAGGCCCTGTAACTATGGTACCTGCATCTCGCAGTCACCAACCAAGTTCCAATGCCACTGCCCTGATGGCTATACTGGACGTAACTGTGAGATCACATTGGCGATCTTCCACAAGGATACAGGCCTGACCTTTAGTTCCATGTTTGCaatctgcatttgctttttggCACTGTTAG CTCTGTTCAGTGCTGTCTTCTTGTGGGCTCACTGGAAGCGTCACAAAGGTCTGGAAGGAGCAGTTCACCGTGCAGCTGTACATCATGATGATTTGGAGgacatcagagaaaatatcCTCAACTACAATGAAGAAGGGGGTGGGGAACAAGATCAA GATGCATACAACATGGCAGAACTGCAGGTGTCTATTCAAACCAGCCCAGCCTATTCCCTCTacaagaagaaagtaaaaacaacaaaactgaacaGCTTCTTTAGTGCTGCATCTCCAAGCATGCAGGAGCAGACCAGAACATCAGTGACTATGCGAACATCTTTTACAAGCAGAGCCTTTGGTCAGTACTTGTCAGATGTTGTTCGAGCTGCTGACCACGGTCCCCAGGCTGTTCCCCATGACTCAGTGCAGGTGTTTCACACTGAAGGAGAAGGCTCAGTCGCTAGTGGTCTCAGTACCTTGAGCTCTTCTGAGCCAGATGAGGCTATAGTGTATGACAACATTAAAGAGTGGGGACCAAAGTTTGAGAAATTAAGTGAACTCTACTCACATACAGATGCAGAAGATCGGTAG
- the LOC104912931 gene encoding probable C-mannosyltransferase DPY19L3 isoform X3, with the protein MDELLELREFYDPDTVELMNWIKSNTPNTAVFAGSMQLLAGVKLCTGRTLTNHPHYEDKHLRERTKQIYQIYAKRSPEDVYRILRSFSTDYVILEDSICYERRHSRGCRLRDLLDIANGHLRIFSLMSSKSS; encoded by the exons ATGGATGAACTGTTAGAGCTCAGAGAATTCTATGACCCAGACACCGTGGAGCTGATGAACTGGATTAA GTCAAATACTCCAaacacagcagtgtttgctgGAAGCATGCAGCTATTAGCTGGAGTCAAACTGTGCACTGGACGGACATTAACTAATCATCCCCATTATGAGGATAAACATCtgagagagagaacaaagcag aTTTATCAGATCTATGCCAAGAGGTCTCCTGAAGATGTTTACAGAATATTGCGATCCTTCAGCACAGACTATGTGATCCTAGAAGACAGCATTTGTTATGAAAGAAGACACAGTAGAGGCTGTCGATTGCGTGACCTACTAGATATAGCAAATGGTCAT TTGAGgatattttctctgatgtcCTCCAAATCATCATGA
- the LOC104912932 gene encoding putative neural-cadherin 2 isoform X3, whose translation MGSSSCGIHGRCLGDWGSFACHCLPGYYGYRCDKVAREYTFGPGSHIRYQLPISVPARRTLFEAMIRTRQPDSVITSMLSRNKDEHITLQVVRGFLAVSYNLGDGDYFVSLPSYNIDNGEWHHITMDRNENEFTLRLHEGGGKREILKAAGVYKEIVIDPSSLVLGNTYPFDLNKSFQGCMKDVRFNNYRIPLDTRTKELVSVLSIRGVTEGCSSEACRNNPCNQEFICIDLWMMHECSCPPGHMIVENATGRQCVLTACAKRPCNYGTCISQSPTKFQCHCPDGYTGRNCEITLAIFHKDTGLTFSSMFAICICFLALLGSYALFSAVFLWAHWKRHKGLEGAVHRAAVHHDDLEDIRENILNYNEEGGGEQDQDAYNMAELQVSIQTSPAYSLYKKKVKTTKLNSFFSAASPSMQEQTRTSVTMRTSFTSRAFGRLKFGLLLSYSSFSFDQPLPQTQSWILFWLRRS comes from the exons ATGGGCTCTTCTTCCTGTGGTATTCATGGGAGGTGTCTTGGAGACTGGGGCTCCTTTGCTTGTCATTGCTTGCCTGGTTACTATGGCTATCGATGTGATAAAG TTGCCAGAGAGTACACATTTGGGCCAGGAAGTCACATTCGCTATCAGCTTCCCATCAGTGTGCCTGCCCGCAGGACACTGTTTGAAGCCATGATTAGGACACGGCAGCCTGACAGTGTCATCACAAGCATGTTGTCCCGAAATAAGGATGAACACATAACCCTGCAG GTTGTTCGGGGATTCTTAGCAGTCTCATATAATCTGGGTGATGGAGATTATTTTGTAAGCCTTCCATCCTACAACATTGATAATGGTGAGTGGCATCACATCACAAtggacagaaatgaaaatgaatttactCTTCGCCTTCATGAAGGAGGTGGGAAGAGAGAAAttctgaaagcagcaggagTATACAAAGAGATTGTGATTGACCCCAGCAGCTTGGTCCTTGGAAACACCTACCCATTTGATCTCAACAAGAGTTTTCAAG GATGTATGAAGGATGTCAGATTTAATAACTACAGGATCCCACTGGACACTCGCACAAAGGAGCTGGTGTCAGTATTAAGTATCCGAGGTGTCACAGAAGGCTGTTCTTCAGAGGCTTGTAGGAATAACCCTTGTAACCAGGAATTTATTTGTATTGATTTGTGGATGATGCATGAATGCAG TTGCCCTCCGGGACACATGATTGTGGAGAATGCCACAGGCAGACAGTGTGTCCTCACTGCATGTGCAAAAAGGCCCTGTAACTATGGTACCTGCATCTCGCAGTCACCAACCAAGTTCCAATGCCACTGCCCTGATGGCTATACTGGACGTAACTGTGAGATCACATTGGCGATCTTCCACAAGGATACAGGCCTGACCTTTAGTTCCATGTTTGCaatctgcatttgctttttggCACTGTTAGGTAGTTATG CTCTGTTCAGTGCTGTCTTCTTGTGGGCTCACTGGAAGCGTCACAAAGGTCTGGAAGGAGCAGTTCACCGTGCAGCTGTACATCATGATGATTTGGAGgacatcagagaaaatatcCTCAACTACAATGAAGAAGGGGGTGGGGAACAAGATCAA GATGCATACAACATGGCAGAACTGCAGGTGTCTATTCAAACCAGCCCAGCCTATTCCCTCTacaagaagaaagtaaaaacaacaaaactgaacaGCTTCTTTAGTGCTGCATCTCCAAGCATGCAGGAGCAGACCAGAACATCAGTGACTATGCGAACATCTTTTACAAGCAGAGCCTTTG GTCGACTAAAGTTTGGTCTCCTGTTGAGTTATTCCTCGTTCAGCTTTGATCAGCCACTTCCACAGACACAGTCGTGGATCCTGTTCTGGCTGAGAAGGAGCTGA
- the LOC104912931 gene encoding probable C-mannosyltransferase DPY19L3 isoform X2: protein MDELLELREFYDPDTVELMNWIKSNTPNTAVFAGSMQLLAGVKLCTGRTLTNHPHYEDKHLRERTKQIYQIYAKRSPEDVYRILRSFSTDYVILEDSICYERRHSRGCRLRDLLDIANGHGKSLHSFGSLGESRQLYYNLVRGIFKLFQN from the exons ATGGATGAACTGTTAGAGCTCAGAGAATTCTATGACCCAGACACCGTGGAGCTGATGAACTGGATTAA GTCAAATACTCCAaacacagcagtgtttgctgGAAGCATGCAGCTATTAGCTGGAGTCAAACTGTGCACTGGACGGACATTAACTAATCATCCCCATTATGAGGATAAACATCtgagagagagaacaaagcag aTTTATCAGATCTATGCCAAGAGGTCTCCTGAAGATGTTTACAGAATATTGCGATCCTTCAGCACAGACTATGTGATCCTAGAAGACAGCATTTGTTATGAAAGAAGACACAGTAGAGGCTGTCGATTGCGTGACCTACTAGATATAGCAAATGGTCAT GGTAAATCACTTCACAGCTTTGGTTCCCTTGGAGAAAGTAGACAATTGTATTACAATCTTGTTAGGGGAATTTTCAAGCTTTTCCAGAACTGA
- the LOC104912932 gene encoding neural-cadherin-like isoform X1 — translation MGSSSCGIHGRCLGDWGSFACHCLPGYYGYRCDKVAREYTFGPGSHIRYQLPISVPARRTLFEAMIRTRQPDSVITSMLSRNKDEHITLQVVRGFLAVSYNLGDGDYFVSLPSYNIDNGEWHHITMDRNENEFTLRLHEGGGKREILKAAGVYKEIVIDPSSLVLGNTYPFDLNKSFQGCMKDVRFNNYRIPLDTRTKELVSVLSIRGVTEGCSSEACRNNPCNQEFICIDLWMMHECSCPPGHMIVENATGRQCVLTACAKRPCNYGTCISQSPTKFQCHCPDGYTGRNCEITLAIFHKDTGLTFSSMFAICICFLALLGSYALFSAVFLWAHWKRHKGLEGAVHRAAVHHDDLEDIRENILNYNEEGGGEQDQDAYNMAELQVSIQTSPAYSLYKKKVKTTKLNSFFSAASPSMQEQTRTSVTMRTSFTSRAFGQYLSDVVRAADHGPQAVPHDSVQVFHTEGEGSVASGLSTLSSSEPDEAIVYDNIKEWGPKFEKLSELYSHTDAEDR, via the exons ATGGGCTCTTCTTCCTGTGGTATTCATGGGAGGTGTCTTGGAGACTGGGGCTCCTTTGCTTGTCATTGCTTGCCTGGTTACTATGGCTATCGATGTGATAAAG TTGCCAGAGAGTACACATTTGGGCCAGGAAGTCACATTCGCTATCAGCTTCCCATCAGTGTGCCTGCCCGCAGGACACTGTTTGAAGCCATGATTAGGACACGGCAGCCTGACAGTGTCATCACAAGCATGTTGTCCCGAAATAAGGATGAACACATAACCCTGCAG GTTGTTCGGGGATTCTTAGCAGTCTCATATAATCTGGGTGATGGAGATTATTTTGTAAGCCTTCCATCCTACAACATTGATAATGGTGAGTGGCATCACATCACAAtggacagaaatgaaaatgaatttactCTTCGCCTTCATGAAGGAGGTGGGAAGAGAGAAAttctgaaagcagcaggagTATACAAAGAGATTGTGATTGACCCCAGCAGCTTGGTCCTTGGAAACACCTACCCATTTGATCTCAACAAGAGTTTTCAAG GATGTATGAAGGATGTCAGATTTAATAACTACAGGATCCCACTGGACACTCGCACAAAGGAGCTGGTGTCAGTATTAAGTATCCGAGGTGTCACAGAAGGCTGTTCTTCAGAGGCTTGTAGGAATAACCCTTGTAACCAGGAATTTATTTGTATTGATTTGTGGATGATGCATGAATGCAG TTGCCCTCCGGGACACATGATTGTGGAGAATGCCACAGGCAGACAGTGTGTCCTCACTGCATGTGCAAAAAGGCCCTGTAACTATGGTACCTGCATCTCGCAGTCACCAACCAAGTTCCAATGCCACTGCCCTGATGGCTATACTGGACGTAACTGTGAGATCACATTGGCGATCTTCCACAAGGATACAGGCCTGACCTTTAGTTCCATGTTTGCaatctgcatttgctttttggCACTGTTAGGTAGTTATG CTCTGTTCAGTGCTGTCTTCTTGTGGGCTCACTGGAAGCGTCACAAAGGTCTGGAAGGAGCAGTTCACCGTGCAGCTGTACATCATGATGATTTGGAGgacatcagagaaaatatcCTCAACTACAATGAAGAAGGGGGTGGGGAACAAGATCAA GATGCATACAACATGGCAGAACTGCAGGTGTCTATTCAAACCAGCCCAGCCTATTCCCTCTacaagaagaaagtaaaaacaacaaaactgaacaGCTTCTTTAGTGCTGCATCTCCAAGCATGCAGGAGCAGACCAGAACATCAGTGACTATGCGAACATCTTTTACAAGCAGAGCCTTTGGTCAGTACTTGTCAGATGTTGTTCGAGCTGCTGACCACGGTCCCCAGGCTGTTCCCCATGACTCAGTGCAGGTGTTTCACACTGAAGGAGAAGGCTCAGTCGCTAGTGGTCTCAGTACCTTGAGCTCTTCTGAGCCAGATGAGGCTATAGTGTATGACAACATTAAAGAGTGGGGACCAAAGTTTGAGAAATTAAGTGAACTCTACTCACATACAGATGCAGAAGATCGGTAG